The Eretmochelys imbricata isolate rEreImb1 chromosome 19, rEreImb1.hap1, whole genome shotgun sequence genome contains a region encoding:
- the CNR2 gene encoding cannabinoid receptor 2 — MMGRCQVDETAKVSSCGMNTMPMECYMVLNTFAQKTSIAVLCSICGILCILENSLVLYLIFASPKIRKKPSYLFISSLALADVLASIVFVCSFLDFHVFNRTDSSKEIFLLKLGGVNTSFTASLGSLLLMAFDRYVCIYRPSEYKVIVTRKRAVVAMAVMWIATIITAFLPLMGWNCCRLNSACSELFPFVDSKYLSSWICLVMILLVCIVYTYVRVLWKAHKHTVYMEKRQSQAGKRNAKMRMDVTLAKTLVMVLAVVMTCWSPVLALMMYSLFISLNDHIRKVFAFCSTLCLVNSMVNPIVYALRSRELRSSLRKTSSRFRKKVIASESSPTPEADSTLKSLPIETICGDIVYNTHMNLLKA, encoded by the coding sequence ATGATGGGGAGATGTCAGGTGGATGAAACTGCAAAAGTGTCCAGTTGCGGCATGAATACCATGCCCATGGAATGTTACATGGTCCTTAATACCTTCGCTCAGAAAACAAGCATAGCTGTACTGTGCTCCATTTGTGGGATTCTGTGCATTTTGGAAAACTCTTTGGTGTTGTATCTGATATTTGCTTCCCCTAAGATCAGGAAAAAGCCTTCCTACCTCTTCATCAGCAGCCTGGCCCTAGCAGATGTCCTGGCCAGCATTGTATTTGTCTGCAGCTTTCTTGATTTCCATGTCTTCAACAGAACTGACTCCTCTAAAGAGATCTTCTTGCTGAAGCTCGGAGGGGTCAACACGTCCTTCACAGCGTCCTTGGGCAGCTTGCTGCTGATGGCATTTGACCGCTATGTCTGTATCTATCGGCCATCGGAATACAAGGTCATCGTGACGAGGAAAAGGGCTGTGGTGGCTATGGCTGTGATGTGGATAGCTACCATAATCACTGCCTTCCTGCCTCTAATGGGGTGGAACTGCTGCAGGCTAAACTCAGCCTGCTCTGAGCTGTTTCCCTTTGTTGATAGCAAGTATCTGTCAAGCTGGATCTGCCTGGTAATGATTCTGCTGGTGTGTATAGTGTACACCTACGTCCGGGTGCTGTGGAAGGCTCATAAGCACACAGTGTACATGGAGAAACGCCAAAGCCAGGCTGGGAAGCGGAATGCAAAGATGAGGATGGACGTCACGCTCGCCAAAACATTAGTGATGGTCCTGGCAGTTGTCATGACATGCTGGTCCCCAGTGCTGGCTCTCATGATGTACAGCCTCTTCATCAGCCTGAATGATCACATCAGAAAGGTGTTCGCCTTCTGCAGCACCCTCTGCCTGGTGAACTCCATGGTGAATCCCATTGTGTACGCCCTCCGAAGCAGGGAGCTGCGCTCCTCTTTGAGGAAAACCAGCTCGCGGTTCAGAAAGAAGGTGATCGCCTCAGAGAGCTCCCCGACCCCAGAAGCAGACAGCACTCTGAAATCCTTACCGATAGAAACCATCTGTGGTGACATTGTGTACAACACACACATGAATCTGCTGAAAGCCTGA